A region from the Bradyrhizobium erythrophlei genome encodes:
- a CDS encoding hydroxyacid dehydrogenase, with product MTTNKKKIFVTESMSQQGRVLLKARDDIELVEFPNMISARDFEALLREQAPVHGVALGATRFGEPELEASRDMKVVTRIGVGYDAVDVPALSRRKIPLMVAGAANSPSVAEQALFMMLTLAKRAVEMHSIVKNGKWAHRLGMLPYDLFGKTVLIIGFGRIGTRTAKRCLAMEMNVLIYDPYKSAAEIKAAGCEGIGDLDAALPRADFVSIHCPKTPETVGMFNAARLKRMKPTAYLINTARGGIVDEKALYEALVSGQLAGAGLDVFEQEPPPAGHSLFELPNVIMAPHVAGVTREAVDRMSEQTARNILSALDGEPIRQNVINQDVLG from the coding sequence ATGACGACCAACAAGAAGAAAATTTTCGTCACCGAATCGATGTCGCAGCAAGGGCGGGTTCTGTTGAAGGCGCGGGACGACATCGAACTCGTTGAATTCCCCAACATGATCTCGGCCAGGGATTTCGAGGCCCTGCTGCGGGAGCAGGCGCCGGTCCATGGCGTGGCGCTCGGCGCCACTCGTTTCGGTGAACCCGAACTCGAGGCTTCCAGGGACATGAAGGTGGTGACCCGGATCGGCGTCGGCTACGACGCCGTCGACGTCCCTGCCCTGAGCCGCCGCAAGATCCCGCTGATGGTGGCGGGCGCCGCCAATTCGCCGTCGGTCGCCGAGCAGGCGCTGTTCATGATGCTGACGCTGGCCAAGCGCGCCGTGGAAATGCATTCGATCGTCAAGAACGGCAAATGGGCGCATCGTTTGGGCATGCTGCCCTACGATCTCTTCGGCAAGACGGTGCTGATCATCGGCTTCGGCCGCATTGGCACCCGCACCGCCAAGCGCTGTCTTGCCATGGAAATGAACGTCCTGATCTACGATCCCTACAAATCTGCCGCCGAGATCAAGGCGGCGGGCTGCGAGGGGATCGGCGATCTCGACGCGGCGCTGCCGCGCGCCGACTTCGTCAGCATCCACTGCCCGAAGACGCCGGAGACGGTCGGGATGTTCAATGCGGCGCGATTGAAGCGCATGAAACCCACCGCCTATCTAATCAACACCGCGCGCGGCGGGATCGTCGACGAGAAAGCGCTCTACGAAGCGCTGGTGTCGGGGCAACTGGCGGGCGCGGGCCTCGACGTGTTCGAGCAGGAGCCGCCGCCGGCGGGCCACTCCCTGTTCGAACTCCCCAACGTGATCATGGCTCCGCATGTCGCCGGCGTCACGCGGGAGGCGGTCGACCGGATGAGCGAGCAGACCGCGCGCAACATCCTTAGCGCGCTCGACGGCGAGCCGATCAGGCAGAACGTCATCAATCAGGACGTGCTCGGCTGA